In Camelina sativa cultivar DH55 chromosome 16, Cs, whole genome shotgun sequence, a single window of DNA contains:
- the LOC104753382 gene encoding probable 3-hydroxyisobutyryl-CoA hydrolase 2 yields MGGGAGLSIHGRFRIATENTVFAMPETALGHFPDVGASYFLSRLPGFFGEYVGLTGAKLDGAEMLACGLATHFVPSTSLTALEADLCKVDSSDQTFASAILYAYTQYPHLRQKSAYHRLDVIDRCFSKRTVEEIISALEREVTQEPDDWILATIQALEKASPSCLKISLRSIREGRLQGVGQCLIREYRMVCHLLKGDLSKDSVEGCRAILIDKDKNPQWEPRRLEDIKDSMVDQYFERMDEEEGWEDLRFPPRNNLSASVIAANL; encoded by the exons ATGGGAGGTGGAGCTGGTCTCTCTATCCATGGTCGTTTTCGTATTGCAACTGAGAATACG GTTTTTGCAATGCCTGAGACAGCTCTGGGGCACTTTCCAGATGTAGGAGCCTCCTATTTCTTGTCAAGGCTCCCTGGATTTTTTG GAGAATATGTTGGCCTCACCGGAGCTAAGTTAGATGGCGCCGAAATGCTTGCATGTGGTCTTGCAACTCATTTTGTGCCTTCAACG AGTTTGACTGCATTAGAAGCAGACCTTTGCAAAGTTGATTCAAGTGATCAAACCTTCGCCTCAGCAATTCTCTATGCATATACTCAGTACCCGCACCTGAGACAGAAGAGTGCTTACCACAG GTTAGATGTTATTGATAGGTGCTTCTCGAAGAGAACAGTCGAGGAAATTATATCTGCACTT GAGAGAGAGGTCACTCAGGAACCAGATGATTGGATATTAGCTACCATTCAAGCATTGGAGAAAGCTTCACCATCATGCCTTAAAATCTCTCTTAGATCG ATAAGAGAAGGACGATTGCAAGGTGTGGGGCAGTGTCTTATCCGTGAGTATAGAATGGTGTGTCATTTGTTGAAGGGAGATTTAAGCAAAGATTCGGTGGAG GGGTGCAGAGCCATACTGATAGACAAAGATAAGAACCCACAG TGGGAGCCAAGGCGACTAGAGGACATAAAGGATAGCATGGTAGATCAGTATTTTGAGAGAATGGATGAAGAGGAGGGATGGGAGGATCTTAGGTTCCCGCCAAGGAACAACTTGTCTGCTTCAGTTATCGCTGCAAACCTGTGA
- the LOC109129616 gene encoding uncharacterized protein LOC109129616, giving the protein MSELSGLCLLENIVCSNFPFLSSSIFSFVLYYSHSSIVYAFSDQLIYACEIARVSFKVLELLSKDVPLTFGNLEAYTEVKQLAKIFTPYNIIPQFDNNENHSIRRLPELQTAINALNHHPWSAPTHENKRDEEIILGMLERPVDNPSTSRSHERPACQESEPAIPEMETADKPAQLSIQVPELLIFLFSVHVLIFLVLFVVFIINLCAESNNQNGAV; this is encoded by the exons ATGTCAGAGCTCTCGGGTTTGTGCTTATTGGAAAATATTGTTTGttcaaattttccttttctctcttcttctatatTTAGCTTTGTTCTCTACTATTCACATTCTTCGATCGTATATGCTTTCAGTGATCAACTTATATATGCATGTGAAATTGCTCGTGTTTCATTCAAAGTCTTGGAACTTCTTTCGAAAGATGTACCACTGACTTTTGGG AATTTGGAAGCCTACACTGAAGTCAAACAACTAGCCAAAATCTTTACGCCTTACAACATTATTCCCCAATTTGATAATAATGAAAATCATTCTATAAGGAGACTACCTGAG TTGCAAACTGCTATAAATGCACTTAATCACCACCCGTGGTCGGCGCCAACTCACGAAAATAAACGGGATGAAGAAATAATCTTAGGGATGTTAGAACGGCCGGTTGATAACCCGAGCACATCTCGATCTCACGAAAGACCTGCCTGCCAAGAGTCCGAACCCGCGATACCAGAAATGGAGACCGCGGATAAGCCTGCTCAGCTCAGCATACAAGTACCCGAATtattgatatttcttttttcagtacatgttcttattttcttagtaTTGTTCGtagtatttattataaatttatgtgCTGAATCTAATAACCAAAACGGTGCTGTTTGA
- the LOC104749823 gene encoding callose synthase 1-like, whose product MSTKTTMTCLPPDSEMVPSSHAKCTSILRVAHHFHISHPRIAYLCVHGAPEESKKIDPLSLTRGVRQFRFSLERWIEKNDETSEQGRFQPNTDVPDLQSFCLDYYQKTIVAMIKITSKRN is encoded by the exons ATGTCAACTAAGACGACGATGACTTGTCTTCCGCCGGATAGTGAAATGGTACCGTCGTCACATGCCAAGTGTACTTCGATCCTTCGTGTCGCTCATCACTTCCATATCTCTCATCCTCGGATTGCTTACCTAT GTGTTCATGGTGCGCCTGAGGAGTCAAAAAAGATTGACCCATTATCACTTACTCGTGGTGTTCGACAGTTTAGGTTTTCCCTTGAGCGTTGGATTGAAAAG AATGATGAAACAAGTGAACAAGGACGATTTCAGCCTAATACTGATGTACCTGATTTGCAAAGTTTCTGTCTAGACTATTACCAGAAAACTATCGTAGCAATGATCAAGATCACTAGCAAAAG aaATTGA
- the LOC104749824 gene encoding uncharacterized protein LOC104749824 gives MTNHELVMEGNHDNSFSRQEQFIEPRQNSELFTTQDYNFALEPLHETNLQIGVSREQNEVWNHNQEHALTLQNSEAQSEERHEEQSLEGKGEVDSQENQNESYDHGFDLSFPDDNDDSETSENNKLALIVSQDLNDNLQLGVGHSMNRDPIPGLNISLSQQLELAPPILQCRSLQTAPEHNLVVGMEFSDVLACRRALRDAAIALRFEMQTVKSDKSRFTAKCSSEGCPWRIHCAKLPGVPTFTVRTIHGSHTCGGISHLGHHQASVQWVAEAVKERLKINPHCKPKEILEEIHQVHGITLSYKQAWRGKERIMASVRGSFEEDYRLLPQYCDQIRSTNPGSIAVVHGSPVDGSFQQLFISFQASICGFLNACPPLIGLDKTVLKSKYLGTLLLATGFDGEGAVFPLAFAVISEDNDSNWQWFLSELRQLLEVNSENMPKLTILSSINQSIDGVDANFPTAFHGLCVHSLAESFGSQFNNSILVNLFWDAAKCLTEYEFESKIHEIVQISPEAALWIRNLQPSQWATYCFEGTRFGHLTANVTESLNSWIQDASGLPIIQMLESIRRQLMTLFNERREASMQWSGMLVPSAERHVLEAIEESRLYLVHKANEAQFEVTTSEAKYIVDIRCRSCFCRGWELHGLPCSHAVAALLFCRQNVYRFTESYFTVANYRRTYAETIHPILDKSMWKTTEPDRESGEDGEEIVIRPPRVLTQQPRPRKRRSQGEDRGRQKRVVRCSRCNQAGHFRTTCTAPI, from the coding sequence ATGACAAATCACGAGCTGGTGATGGAGGGGAACCACGATAACTCGTTTAGTCGACAGGAGCAATTCATTGAACCTCGACAGAACAGTGAACTGTTTACTACTCAAGACTACAATTTTGCTTTGGAACCGTTACATGAGACCAACCTGCAGATAGGTGTTTCCCGTGAGCAGAACGAGGTTTGGAACCACAACCAGGAACATGCACTGACTCTTCAAAACTCAGAGGCTCAAAGTGAAGAAAGACATGAAGAACAATCTCTGGAAGGAAAAGGTGAGGTTGATTCTCAGGAGAACCAAAATGAAAGCTACGACCATGGTTTTGACCTCTCCTTTCCTGATGATAATGATGACTCAGAAACTTCTGAGAATAATAAACTAGCTTTGATAGTTTCTCAGGATCTCAATGATAATTTACAGTTGGGGGTGGGTCATTCCATGAATAGGGATCCCATACCTGGCCTGAACATAAGCCTTTCTCAGCAGCTAGAGTTGGCTCCTCCTATCCTTCAGTGCCGGTCTCTACAAACAGCTCCTGAGCACAATTTGGTAGTTGGTATGGAGTTTTCTGATGTCCTTGCGTGTAGGAGAGCACTGAGAGATGCAGCAATTGCCTTACGCTTTGAGATGCAGACTGTTAAATCTGACAAATCTCGCTTCACTGCAAAGTGCAGTAGTGAGGGTTGCCCTTGGAGAATTCACTGTGCCAAGCTTCCTGGTGTTCCAACTTTTACAGTAAGGACTATTCATGGGAGTCACACATGTGGTGGTATTTCACACCTTGGTCACCATCAAGCTTCAGTTCAGTGGGTTGCTGAGGCTGTGAAAGAAAGGCTGAAAATAAATCCTCATTGCAAACCTAAGGAGATACTTGAGGAAATTCATCAAGTTCATGGAATTACACTATCATACAAGCAAGCATGGAGGGGAAAAGAACGTATAATGGCTTCTGTTCGCGGGTCATTTGAAGAAGATTATCGCCTTCTTCCTCAATATTGTGATCAAATAAGAAGCACAAATCCTGGGAGCATCGCTGTGGTCCATGGAAGCCCGGTTGATGGGAGCTTTCAACagttgtttatttcttttcaaGCATCAATCTGTGGTTTTCTTAACGCTTGTCCACCTCTCATTGGATTGGACAAGACTGTTTTGAAGAGCAAATATTTAGGGACGTTGCTGCTTGCCACTGGATTCGATGGAGAAGGCGCGGTGTTTCCTTTGGCCTTTGCTGTTATTAGTGAAGATAATGATAGTAACTGGCAGTGGTTCCTCTCAGAGTTGCGTCAGCTTCTTGAAGTTAATTCTGAAAACATGCCAAAGCTGACAATTTTATCTAGTATAAATCAATCCATTGATGGAGTAGATGCTAATTTTCCAACAGCGTTTCATGGCTTGTGTGTCCATTCTCTCGCAGAAAGCTTCGGTAGTCAGTTCAACAACTCCATTCTTGTGAACCTTTTTTGGGATGCAGCAAAATGTCTCACTGAATATGAGTTTGAAAGTAAAATTCACGAGATCGTTCAGATATCCCCAGAAGCTGCCTTGTGGATCCGTAACCTCCAGCCAAGTCAATGGGCCACATACTGCTTTGAAGGAACAAGGTTTGGACATCTGACTGCAAATGTTACCGAGTCACTTAACAGTTGGATTCAAGATGCTTCAGGTCTTCCTATAATCCAAATGTTGGAGAGCATTCGTCGCCAGTTGATGACTTTGTTCAATGAACGCCGTGAAGCAAGCATGCAGTGGTCTGGTATGCTAGTTCCATCTGCTGAGAGGCATGTCCTTGAGGCTATAGAAGAATCTCGTTTGTACCTAGTTCACAAAGCAAATGAAGCACAATTCGAGGTCACGACCAGTGAAGCAAAATATATAGTGGATATTAGATGCCGTTCTTGTTTTTGCCGTGGATGGGAGCTACACGGTTTGCCTTGTAGCCACGCAGTTGCAGCCCTCCTCTTTTGCAGACAGAACGTGTACCGGTTCACAGAGAGTTACTTCACTGTGGCAAACTACCGGCGAACGTACGCAGAAACCATACATCCAATTCTAGACAAATCCATGTGGAAAACAACAGAACCTGACAGAGAAAGTGGTGAGGATGGTGAAGAGATTGTGATAAGACCACCGAGGGTTTTAACACAACAGCCACGgccaaggaagaggagaagtcAAGGAGAGGACCGTGGACGTCAAAAGCGGGTGGTTCGATGTAGCCGGTGTAATCAGGCTGGCCATTTCAGAACAACTTGCACAGctcctatataa
- the LOC104749826 gene encoding histone H1.2-like, with translation MSTEEENVPTTVDSGAAETTTVKSPAAKGGKSKKKTATATKKKKPVKAASAAAATTKKRKASSSSHPPYEEMIKDAIVTLKERTGSSQYAIQKFIEEKHNKSLPPNFRKLLLVNLKRLVASDKLVKVKASFKIPSARSKPAASTTTAPVKKKATTTTVAKPKGKVAAPVKAKAAAAKGTTTKKVVAKPKPKAKVVVVVAAAKPKSKSVAAVSKTKAAVAAKSKAKERPAKASRTSTRTSPGKRAAAPVKKAVAVTKKAPAKSVKSPAKRASTRKVKK, from the exons ATGtctacagaagaagaaaacgttcCGACGACGGTTGACTCAGGAGCTGCTGAAACAACGACGGTGAAATCTCCGGCGGCGAAAGGTGgtaaatcaaagaagaagacggcgactgcgacgaagaagaagaagcctgtGAAAGCAGCTTCCGCCGCTGCTGCTACAACGAAGAAGAGGaaagcttcttcatcatctcacCCTCCCTATGAAGAG ATGATTAAAGATGCGATAGTAACGTTGAAGGAGAGGACTGGATCTAGTCAATACGCGATTCAGAAGTTCATAGAAGAGAAGCACAACAAGTCTCTTCCTCCTAATTTTAGAAAGCTTCTTCTTGTGAATCTCAAGAGACTCGTTGCTTCTGACAAATTGGTTAAGGTCAAAGCTTCTTTCAAGATCCCTTCCGCCAGATCTAAACCGGCTGCTTCTACTACTACTGCTCCGGTTAAGAAgaaggcaacaacaacaaccgtgGCTAAACCTAAGGGTAAAGTTGCTGCTCCTGTTAAAGCTAAAGCGGCGGCGGCTAAAGGGACTACTACTAAGAAGGTTGTTGCTAAGCCTAAGCCTAAGGCtaaggttgttgttgttgttgctgctgctaaACCTAAATCAAAGTCTGTTGCTGCTGTTTCAAAGACTAAAGCTGCTGTTGCTGCTAAGTCTAAGGCTAAGGAGAGACCAGCTAAAGCTTCTAGGACTTCGACTAGAACATCTCCTGGGAAAAGAGCTGCTGCTCCTGTTAAGAAAGCTGTGGCTGTCACTAAGAAGGCTCCGGCTAAGAGTGTGAAGTCTCCTGCTAAAAGGGCTTCTACTAGGAAGGTGAAGAAGTGA